From Nicotiana tabacum cultivar K326 chromosome 15, ASM71507v2, whole genome shotgun sequence, the proteins below share one genomic window:
- the LOC107794464 gene encoding latex serine proteinase inhibitor, whose product MKTVLLFLSLAFLPFSALATCSTDIPNQLLRVVKDLKGHPLDKNARYFIVSAFNGAGGGGVRLANLGGQEENTCLTSVVQSPRDTDEGIAVYFKPKEPKHQQIVESASLNINFYLDYIKCANLTVWKVDHYPKPAEHYTISTGAKLANPLDVNSWFQIKSLGSSYKLVFCPYGETFTCHNVGIVNESGYRRLVLTENAKAFVFIKDCRVGKAEA is encoded by the coding sequence ATGAAGACCGTCTTACTCTTTCTTTCCCTTGCATTCCTTCCCTTTTCAGCCTTGGCAACTTGCTCTACTGATATTCCCAATCAACTATTGAGAGTTGTAAAAGATTTGAAGGGTCATCCCCTCGACAAAAACGCTAGATACTTTATTGTTTCGGCCTTCAACGGTGCCGGCGGTGGTGGTGTGCGCCTTGCTAATCTCGGAGGTCAAGAAGAAAACACTTGTCTCACATCAGTTGTGCAATCCCCTCGTGATACCGACGAAGGTATCGCCGTTTATTTTAAACCTAAAGAGCCCAAACATCAGCAGATTGTGGAGTCTGCTTCGTTAAACATCAATTTCTATCTTGATTATATAAAGTGTGCTAACCTAACCGTGTGGAAAGTCGACCACTACCCTAAACCCGCGGAGCACTACACTATAAGCACAGGTGCAAAGTTGGCAAATCCCCTCGACGTTAACAGCTGGTTTCAAATTAAGTCTCTCGGGAGCTCGTATAAGCTAGTGTTCTGTCCTTATGGAGAGACGTTTACTTGCCATAATGTAGGCATCGTCAATGAAAGTGGATATAGGCGTTTGGTTCTCACAGAGAACGCAAAGGCCTTTGTGTTCATAAAGGATTGCAGAGTTGGAAAGGCCGAAGCGTGA